AACCCGCTGCTGCTGCCCCCCCGATAATGACCGCAGTGGAAGTTCTGCCAAATGCTCGATACTCAACATGCGCATGGCAGCCTCTGTCACTTCTTGATCCGACCGTGTCATGCGTCCAAACAACCCACGATTCGGGAATCTCCCCATGCGGACCACATCTATTGCACGAAGAGGCAGGACAAATCCTGATGCATGAAACTGACTGAGATATGCAATTTGCTTTGGCAAGCTTCCGGGTCGTTTGCCGAGAATCGTGAGTCGGCCCTGGATCGGCGCAATCAGCCCGACAAGGGTCTTCAGCAAAGTGGATTTCCCTGAACCGTTGATGCCAACCAGGGCAAGGGCCTGACCTGCCCCCAGTTGAAATTCAATTCCCGTCACAACAGGGTTGTTATTATAACCAATATCCAGATGATCCGCATATATGACTGCTTCTGCTCCAGGGTCAGCAAGCCTGGCATTATCGAAGACGGAGCCATTTCTCATCATGCCATCATTCATAGACTGGAAGCCTCCGATCGATGCAAATGCTGAGCACGCAGGTTTTGAAGTAAGAAGACCACAAAGAATGCTGTGATGGCTGTCAACACGACCGCAGCCCCGGCCGCAATACTGAAGTGGTAACTAAAAAGAAGGCCGATGTACACCGAAGATACGCCGAAGACAACAGCCCATAGGATCATCGCCCCGATTCTTCGTGCCAGCAGTGCTCCCGCGCCGGCCGGAGCCATTAACATCCCAAAGACAAGTAATGTCCCCACCGTCTGAAAGGAAACAACGATGGTCAGAGCGATAAGGAAAAGCATAATGTTGTGATAGAGTTTGACAGAAAAGCCCATGACCTGTGCTTGTTCGGGATCAAAGCATAAAAGCAAGAACGGTCGGGCGCAGATGGCCGCAGTTACAATAACCACAAGAGTGGCAATAATCTGAA
This genomic stretch from Dehalococcoidia bacterium harbors:
- a CDS encoding metal ABC transporter ATP-binding protein, giving the protein MNDGMMRNGSVFDNARLADPGAEAVIYADHLDIGYNNNPVVTGIEFQLGAGQALALVGINGSGKSTLLKTLVGLIAPIQGRLTILGKRPGSLPKQIAYLSQFHASGFVLPLRAIDVVRMGRFPNRGLFGRMTRSDQEVTEAAMRMLSIEHLAELPLRSLSGGQQQRVYLAQILARQADVLILDEPTAGLDAAGREIYLRAVKAELSRGAAVITATHDIQEAAHCNQVMLLAHRVVGIGTPEEVLTPAMLLETFGIVITGDHPGVAIAEREHGHDHHHRASH
- a CDS encoding metal ABC transporter permease, with protein sequence MDWFITPFSSNPFMLKALIAGVLVAISCAIVGTFVVLRGLAFIGDALSHGVLPGIAGAILLGYSGMTGAVVGAIAMIGGISLITQRSRLSSDTAIGLLFVGMLALGVVIISHSTSFTGDLIQMLFGEFLGVSTRAIGIQIIATLVVIVTAAICARPFLLLCFDPEQAQVMGFSVKLYHNIMLFLIALTIVVSFQTVGTLLVFGMLMAPAGAGALLARRIGAMILWAVVFGVSSVYIGLLFSYHFSIAAGAAVVLTAITAFFVVFLLQNLRAQHLHRSEASSL